From the genome of Clavelina lepadiformis chromosome 2, kaClaLepa1.1, whole genome shotgun sequence:
caaATGTGTAAAACATTCCTCGATGAacaaaatttgagaaatgtgaacaactttttttaaaaacttttcaaatttcaCACACagcaatttcaaattttatcacatttttgtcttaaattttaatttgatttcAGATATAATGATAAAGTACCAACCTATTAGTGAACTGGCGTAGGCTAGCAGATTGCTGATCACTAGTTAATAAGTCTTCAGTGGGGTGCTCATGATCTTTTTTCTGAATTTGAGCATGAAGATTTTGGGTAGATGTTGTGCCTTCACTATAAGACATATCATCTTCTTTCATCTTTCTTCGTTTTGGACTTGTTGCGATCGCTGATTCATCATTCAGTGGGGTGTGTGGATTTGACAGTGACCGTTTTAGATTTGCCATCGGTTCAACAACTAAGCTTCCGCCAAAGAGCTGGCATTCCCCATCTGTTTCAGGGCTACAAGGATCAAGAGGTGTGAAGTCCAGTGGAGCAATTGGTTTTTCATTATCTTCCAGTAAACTTCCATTGAGGCCAGCCTCAACTTGGGATATGGAAGAATGGGATTTCCTCAATTCTTCTGAAGATTCGTTATCATTACTAAGTACACTTGAAGATAACATGCAATCTGTGTACTTTTCTGGGGAGCGTATATGAAAGTAATCATCACGCCTTTTGTTACTATCCTGTAGTCGCACAGCATTGTTATCTTCAACAATAGCATTCCTTATAATACAATTATTATCTAAGTcagatttattttcatttttcattggattttgttttaaatgagCATCTAACTTAGCGTGATGTAATAAGGTTGCTGGTTTTAGATGTGTAGATGTTGTACAGAAATTTTCATGACTTGCAAAAAGTCGGTGAGAACTGCTATTGCCAGATTCTGTAACtgattctttttcatttttggaacTGGCTTGTGTCTTCATTTGCTttgcttttgatttttgttttcgttGATAGGTGCCTGCATTGGAATTCTTTTTCCTCTTCTTACTGCTCCCGCTTTTCAGCATAGCGGTTGGgtcaattttgtaaaaaggAAGCATTCCTTGGTCAAAATTGAATAAGGTTTTTTTATTGTCTTTGTTATCTGTAGAAACACTGTTGAGCCTTCCATTGCCGATTTGATATTCTCTAGAAGACGCTACACTGAGAACGTCAGGTAGCACTGTTGCAGTTGGTGACAGTTCTTCTGTACTATCCACTTCGACGATAGATGACACACCAAAATCATATATGTCCATGAAATTGTCACCAACAGTAGTCAACGACATATCTCCTTGCTCTGATAGGGTGTCAGCTAAAGACGTTGTTGGCGCACATTCAGTCACAATGTCTTGTAATGTTGACCTATTAGCCTTGCATAAATTCAATGACACATCCCCGACAGGATAACTTCTATCTGGCtgtttttgcaaatgattGTCTGTAAAATTTGGTTGGGTAACTATAGCAGaacaattattattgtttCCTGCATCAAAAGCATTGAAGCTATTTGACCAATTTCCTTGATCAGAAACTGGTTCGTAATATGGCAAAACCATTACGTTCTGGTTTTGTTCCTCAGGTACAGGCAGCATTGATTCATTGGCATTAACCTGACATGCTCGCTTTGCTATATTTTTATCCGAATCTTTTTTTACAGAATCTTCATCAGCTGAACAACTGAAGAAGCAAGTGTCCTTCACCATTACGGTTACTTGCTGAGGATGTATGATTTCAGTAACACACATATCACTTGTATCCATAATGCTGAGGTTTGAATCTTGCAGCACAGGTAAAACACCAGACCTTCTATGTAACGATGATGATTGCACAGGCCCAATACAAGAGAATGAATTATCAACTGGGAAtgtcaattctttgtttgcaGAAACCGATAGGTTTGACGGATCGCTCGAGCGTAATACCACTTGCTTCGACACATCATTTGAGCAAACTGCGTCATCAGAAAATGACTGATACGAAGAATTGATGGCAAACATTGAAGACTGAGTGCGACTTTGTGAAAGCATTGCACAGTACCACATCTTAGTATCAGTGTGTGTTGACATTGCATGAAAATCTGGCTCACTGGAATTCTGGTGGCTAAAAGCAGGGACTGACATACAAGTTTGAAATGAAGACCCATCAGCTACTAATGGCTGACATGGAAAGCTCCAAGCGGTTAACTTTCCACCAGTAGCCAGGGGTACTGCTGCATTATGTATTACTGTGTTGGCTTCTTCTTGCCATAATGGAGGGTGAATTTGTGCATCGTCTTTGCCAGTCCGTGGAACAAGGAGATGTTCACCAGGAATTCTGAGTTCTGTTGATGGGATAAGAGTTATAGGGGAAACACAGCTCGAATAACCACCAGGAGATATATATGAGCGGGTTGGATTTGTACCAGATGATACATTCATATCACAGTTGTAATTCACACCTCCAAACTGCAAGAAGTAGGTAATTGTTATAAGCTAATTGCAACTAGGTGCAAAACAGGTCAGAAgcatataattttaaatacgGTTATGAAGCATTTTAAAAggcaaaacataaataaattgAACATTGAAAGATTTCCTGTGTGAAACAAACCCAGTGATAGCACAATAGATGCGACggttgttttgttaaattaaaatactACCATTATACCATGACTACAAATCTATAATCATTTATAATACCCACTGGTAAATAAACCAACATTCACATAATACACATCAATTCATTGACTGAAAAAGATCTATTAACAGGGACTGATATTCTGCTTATAATCTTTATGGCTGTATATGTGATCAtttcaatgcaaaaaatttaaaattaaatggaAAATGCCATTAACTTATAAAAACTTACAAGATCAAATATGTTAAGTTCACTTGATCTACCAAGTTTATGATGATTTTCATAAAGCACATTGTCCTGCTCCTTTCTGTTTTCGTTAGTAGTACGATTGCACATCTTGGTATTATTTGCCTTTGTTGGACCtattgtaaaaacatttaGCGTATTGTACAATGCTCAGAGATATTCTTAACCTGCATACAAAATTGATGACTATCAATCTTTGGTTTTTAGAACACTAAATACAGTTGGATTCCGCATTTTGGTGACAAGGCAAattttctaacaaaaaaaacatcattTGCATTCCTATATGTGACATAGTGGTTTATCACTAACTAAAGTTACAAAGGTAGCTGTATACCACAGCGGCACAGTATATATTGCCTATATATCGTACAGCAAATATAGCAAAAGCTTACTCGATGGTGAAgagacaaaataaattttattggaTTTGTTTGATATCAGAATATTGATCCAAGGGcagaggaaagtctttgccgACTCGGCCATAATTCCTCACCATTCAAGCACTGATTACCGAGTTGCAATCAAATAAAATGTGAGACGGGCACTCTAACCACTATTCAatttaaataagttaaatgcaatatttgaCTTATCTGAAGATGATCAAAGTAgtatttacaaatttaaatgTGATGATCAAATTTACTTTGAGTTATTGGCAATTGTGTACTAAGTAATCATTATATAATAGGGATGCAGCCTTTATTTCACCAAGCTAAACTGGGAAAAATATAGCTCAAATGggttgcaaaaaatttagcaATGCATATTATGTAATAAAAAACCAATATGATGCAATCTGTAGCGGCATACCATGTTGTGCTACCGCTATCGTGCTATGACGTGTTTTTGACCACTTGTTTCTCATGTCTGATGCACTGGACGTTTCTCTGAATAGTTATACATAACAAATATCATTGAACTGTCTCAAtaatacaaaaagaaattaaaaaactggaCATAATGTAACATTGTACCCAGTAGTAATCaatcatattttattaatcCTATCAGTTGAACTGATTatgtgaaaaaaaatttatcaaacaaatCATACATTAAACCAGGAACTGAAAATTACAGGCTAGCGTCATTAACTCGTAACTGGAAGAAAAATCACGAAATactcaaaaacaattttgtgacCCACCTGACGTGATAAGATTTTCCAAATCTTTGGCAAATAAAACGTCAAATATGAGCTTCTTATTTTGTTTGGTACGGTAACATGACTATTTTTACACAACTGTATTACAGCAcatcttgtttgttttaagccTCCCAGGCTTTACCACTTATCTTGTTCCTTAATTGCTCACGAAGATGTTTTGGTATTGCACTTATGACAATCAAAATCTAAATTTTGCTACAAACAGGTAATGCAACGAGGAAAATAAAAGATACGTTACGATATGTCAAATCCTCGACCTCACACTTTGACAAAACAAACTGTGAATATTCCTTTGGAAAATGCTGCAAACCACAATACAAAGTGtctattttgaaaaatttgcaacaaagaAACATCCCAATATTACGTTATAGCAGGATAAACAGTTAAGAGTAGACCACAATTGTAGCTCGCCAGTCACCCAGTCGATAAGGAAACGTAAACAATACGATACGAAAGCAGTAACACAACGATAACGTAAGGTATTGTACTGTCACTCAGGATCCAgcgacaaacaaacaaaacacccaacggccgctacactAAGACCAACAGTTTGTGTTAATTAGATAATACCGAATTAGATATATTGTTTTGGCATATAGTTGATCTGTCTTAGTGCATACTCATccacaataaataaattactgGTTTTGAGGTTTTCAACCGTGTGAAGTGAAGTTTTTAATTGACATGTGCATATTTTAACGCTAGAGAGCGCTATGTGTTATTCGACTGGTTGTTTGTGTTTAGGAAGTTGTAGCTAGGAAGGTAACGCTTTTACTGAGCTTGGAAAACGTGTTGTGAGTGGAAATCAGAAATGTTACGCTACCTCCGTTTCTGTACTTATTAAAAAGGCTGCTAGTCTATttcattgaaaaaattgtactttcgaagctatttttcatagTTTCTTGTTGAGCTAgcttaaatgttttagtatcCTAAATTGGGTCTAAGTTAGTGTGCAATTAACTGAGTAATGAcgattgacgtcacaatttggtTAGCAGAGGCCAAATCTAGCATAAAAATACATCACGTGGGTTTTTACTTCTGTACTAACCCCTAAATCTTCCTCTTAATTTGaatataaatttaatcaaaGCCGAATAGGGTGAAGAACTCAAATCGATTTTTGCATGTACCTATCCCAATTTCTCGGgtttagtatacaagtgcataaccacaggatgcctttgtatactagaccccagctactcaaattgagACGTcgtctggttgtgcacttgtgtaCTACACATAACTCCTCAACCTATAAGTGTCTACCTTTAATAAGTATAACAACCCTGATTAATGCCATGGTAACATCCCTCACAGTTATGAcggcagaaaataaaataaatgaatgaacCAACGTACTAATTACGGAGTCTCCCTGAAttaaaaaatacagtaaatgTATAAAGTTGATAGCTAATTGCGTTGCAATaagtgatttttttgttttattgtcaaACACTTAACTTTAAGATAGTGCTGCTGATGACGTAGTGCTCATCATGAGTTAGTTTTTAAATCTTGCTCATACAAAGACTTTTCTCATACTAGCGACAAAATATTCCAATATCACGCTCTTACTATATCTACTGGTCTTAAGCTGTCATATGTCTCGGTACAGGTTGTTAAAATACTAGGTTACTGGTGACTAGTATGTAGGCCACTAACTATGATGTAAAGGGTTTTCCTTCGGcacattgtttttgtaaatatttgcactgTGTGAGTCAATTTTTTGATATCAGTGTTCTATCATGAAATGGTCAAAATGCTGTCTCATCATTTATGTTCTCTACATTACTCTGATGATATGTATTGGACAATCACGTTCAGGTGAGTGAAATCTGCTTTAAAAGGTAATGGTTTGTTAGTTTGAGCTCTTTACAATTTCGAATTTGCATTTAGAAACTACCTTGCGGCCATCCCTGACAACAGTTCCAGTTGTCACTACAGATTATCTGCCATTAGATTCCTCCATGGAGATGTCAACATTGCTACCTACTGAAAATACTATGTCCACACCTTCACCTACACATACAAGTGTTCCCGCCAGTATCGCAACAGTTATGCATCCAAGCAGTAAGAGCACAATTTACTTTATTAAAATTCTATTGGCAATTTTTTTTAGAATCTTAGTATGAATCATCTTGCGGGTCCTATGATACTAAGACTGGAATTTTAACTGATCTTATAGATGTTagtggttggttggttggcaTAGTCACAAATTGTTAGGTCACATTGTTAATTGCAGAGAGACAGCTATCTAAATATTAAATCTTTAGAAtataaaaattgttgtttacCAAAATATGTCATGCTAGACTccaaagtttcttgtgaataTGAAATATCCAAGCATTAAAGTGATTAAGGAAGTGACGGATTGTGTGAGTGGATGGATATCGAAAAATTTGCTCAAATTTTATTGTACTTTTACGCTAATGgttaagaaatgttttagttgctaagagctttagccgccaAGCAGTTAATAGCCAGATAAATGTTTTCAACCCTTTATGATACCACTATTAgcattaattatttgtttgcTGCTATTTTGAATATCATAATTCATAagtagggcccgcaaaagtcaataaagtcaaaaatttttaaggacctcgtctgaccacgaatcaaagaataaaattgttttcagcacctaggggattgtttctaagaagtttataggtcaaaataaagtcaaaatttacaataaagtcaaaattttcaataaagtcaaaatttgtcaaattatggcttttggcaaagtttttgtgtttcttgagagtaatttttgtaaaaatcctcgtggaagcattgtaaatcaggaactgcgacacaattaaaccatattaacccataaaagcaggaaataagtcacaatgcccacttggatcagcagtaacttttatcgcaaattgtccattgtttattcattgttacgtatttaaataaattaatccTTATGCCGCGTGAAGGGGGTTACATTACTTCTTcactgtttaatttgctgtttattagaatttaccattcggagaaaatcgaggcaaagtgcccttttcacaaggacaaaataacacaagctacctaaatctaacgccaaaaaacacgacgcactttttataatccataaaacaccttgacttttcgacaaaatattacgtttgggtctgaaatcgacaaaatattatgtttgggtaactggaggaagaactgtggcctctacaaataagcaatttcgttaggtcaaaataaaaatggccctattCATAAGATATCTTAAAATTATGCGCAACCTTGCTTCAGGGTAACTATATTGTGTTAATTATGACTGAACGAAACTACATTGAATACACTAGTACTGGTAGCTGTCATAcccataaaaaatttattttttattttctattttttgatttaactGTGCAATTCAATTGAGAATACTTAATTTTAATTACTGAGTATGTTTAGCTCCAATGGTTTCATACGCAATAAAACATCATGCAACTGCTACTACAAAAATCCTTGCCTCCCACGAAGGTatatatcctgttttttatttaatgcataAATGAATGAGCTTTGTAAATGATTTCGGAATTCATGAAATGTTCTTTGAGTTAAAACTTTAACATCATTGTGCTCACAGAAGGAAGCAGTGCTAGTGAAGCAAGTTCTGGAATGGGGGAAACGACAACAGAAGCATTTGAAGGCAGTGGTTTACCGACATCATCAGCACCAATGTTTTCAACTGAAACTATTGCTCACCATTTCAACACAACTTATGATTTCTTTGATGGTTCTGGATCAGGGTCAACTACTCCAGTTCAAACTAAAACAACTCCCAAGACAGATGTTTTTAATCCTACATTTACCGACCATACTGACACAACAACTAGTTTGGAAGGGTCGGGAATGGAAGTTAGCAAAAATGCATTCACCTCATTTCCTACCGAAACCACTACAGAATCCATTGTTTTTAATCAAACTGTGAATACTACTTTGAGTGCAAGTACAAGTAACGAGTCCACCTTTAAACCAACTACTACCACGTCCTTCTATGATGGAAGGCTAACAACATCTTCAGAATTAATGAATACCAATGTTACTATGACGACTCTTGGTATGTTTTCTGGCTCTGGTGATATGGGTATAGCAACAGAAACCAATACTACAGGATTATTCACACAAACTTCTGGACCAGTTAACTTAGCTAGTACAACAATGGAGGCAGTTCCAACATCAACCACACCAAGCTTAGCAAATATTTCTACTGCTTTCATGATGCCAAATATTTCAAGCTCGACACCACTTACAAATGTGACATCTGTCCCAAATACTTTATTTACGGGAACAATAAGTGTACCTGTTGCTGCTGCAAATACAACGGGTATGACTTTAGTAACAGAAAGCAATATGGTAAAAACTTAATATGGTATGGTAATAATCAACAATACAATATGGTAATAATCTTTTCTGCATTGAACTCCATATCTCTTCTCTTAAATCcaacattttttttacagcACCGGCAATTGTCCCAACCGCAATCATTGCAACAACACCTTCAATGATTACACCTTTATTGATGAATACAACCTCAAGTAATGTTACATCTCCGATAGTAACTATGCCTGCTACGGTTACCGTTACAACAGCTGTAAACACAACGTCAACATCAGCATCTTTGATGACTCCATCTATGTCATCCTCTACAGTCACAGCTATGTCACAAACTAGCTCTGTAATGATAGCAAATGCAACAACAGCTTCAACAGCAACAATGCTGGTAGCAAATACGACAATGAATGCAGCAATGTCATCACTCCCATTGACATCTGCTTCATTAGCTACAGTGCCTATACCTGCAAGTGTACCAGTAAACACTTCTTTATCAGTTTTAAATACAACAACTGTTTCCTCCTCCATTACTGCAACACCAATGGTAAACATGACAGTGTCAACTGTATCGATGTCATCAACTATGACTACCCTGGGTACCACCACTGTGGCAGTCGTCAATAGTTCGGCAGCGGCGACATCATCAACAATCAACACAACAGCAGATGGAACAAGTGCAATACCAACTATGGTTCCACCGGCAACTGCATCCACATTAGCTACCACTGTTACTTTACTACCAACTTCTGGAAATATATCAACTACAGCCACTGTGTTACCAACCTTTTCGGTAGCTCCAGTCAATGTAGGTAAATATACATGTTGTGTGGATTTTTACCGTAAGtatacattgtttatatttctatctgtttaaaagttttaagctTATTTATGTTCTGTTTTAAACAACAACAGTGAATATTCGGACTGCAAGTAGGAAAAACTAGACATATTGCTTGTATAGAAAAATTTTGGAAGTTAAAATCTCCAAAAGGCCTTTTTGTTGATTAccttttgctttaaattacgTAGCAACAAGAGCAAAGAATTTGGTTAGACAGTATCAGTGCTTggtaaagatttttaaaactgGTTTTAATTTGTCTTTCTATTATAAAAACCTTTAATTTCAATAGTTTTATAACGCATTGCTAAAATACAATCTCCTTTATGTAACAATCAACTCCTATTCTACAGTAAGCTTTTAAATAACTAGATTTCAATAGCCTTTATATGCTTTACAATGTGTTAATAAGGTTTGGAGCTATAGTATAACCATAGACTCCAATGCCATAGCATGTAAGCCTCTGTAGCATTAACATGATAAAACAACAACTCAATCTcacaaagttaaaatttatttccaaCCCAATTTATATACGATATGTTTCCTTGTACATAGCTTCTCATAAAACTTACATCGATGATGTATTTATGAATAACATAAACAGTATGCTTTAAAATATTCACCTGACAGTGTGTCATTCTTAATTATACActcaaatataattttatttgttcagCTATGGATATTGTCAATTATAAACGGTATTGTTGATAGTAAGGTAATGCTGTTATCACCACTTTTTTAAAGATCTGATAATTGAAAACATTGCTGGTAACACAACTATAAATGCTTCAATGGAATTAAGTCTGGGAATATCGTTCGTTGAATTTTTTGCTGAAGTCTTCCATCCAGGCACTTCATTTACTTCAAGACGAAAGCGTTCAACTTCCTACAATATAACGGTTGATGAGACGTTATATAATGTTACTGTGAGTGATTTCcgaaaatatttatatattggGTTTCCACATTACAATTACTGTTTTGGTAATTAAGAATGGATTAATTCCTTTTTCTACAACTGCAAACTGGTTTGTAGACTGGCTAGAACTGGTTTGAAACTGGCAAAGTCTGGTttagaaacaaaattattggGATGTAataatgtgtttatttttaaaatttttttccataATGGTTATTGCCTAGATTCTAGAACATTGTGTGACCCAAGGTCTATTTATAATCTCGGCCTAAAATATGTTGACAACTTTTCTGATTTTAActtgcatttttaataattaagtGACAGCTCTGAAATGTAATCTATTGCAATTGCTAGGTTTGCAATATTATGCCAACTTCAAATGGACTTACTGCAGATATTTTTCTCGCTCTTACTCGGGGGGGTATTACTTCCGTGCAAACTCCTGCATTCATAAGGGGACTTTTATTGAGTGAAAATCAAGTTCTGTTAACGGCACTTCAAAGAAATAATATTTCTGCAAGCGCTGTACTTTCAAGCATTAGTGGACCATGTAGCAGCACTTCTGATTACATAAAGATTGGTAACTCTATTTATATGTTGAAATGGtcatttttgtatattttttctgaattgaaatgttttgttttgtcctgtttattttagttttctcAATTGTTTGCTTATAGGTTTGGGAATACACAAAACCACggcaaaattttgtaaaatataacGTTTTTATTAGCAGAAGATTAAATAAAGCTCGCTTTTGAttggttattttgtttgataataaccaagtttataaaattttaccaGAAGATTTAATAAAGCTCGCATTTGATTggttaataatttaataataagcaagtttatacaatttttaacattttcttgtTGTAGACTTGCAGGCTTTCTTTTTCCCAACGGTTACTACGAGTTTTATTGGGACGTCTGAGTTCTCTGAGAGATTGCAACAAGGTCTTGAGTTAGCTTTGATGGACGAAGAAAGGAGTTTAGACACCTGTCAGGGCAGTAGTGATACTGATGCTAATGTATTAGAGGTAATTACCCACCTAGAGACATATttcaattaataataattgtaCTAGTTCACCTTTCCTAAAATATGAGCATAACTTAGAAGgttgaattaaattaaattaagtgttaaatcaaagaattttttttcagatcTGTGAAATTGAACCTGatgctttttgcaattttactgTACGATTTGTGCCTCTTTTCCCATCGATAAGTGTTTCAAGTTTCTCACAAGATCCACAGATTTATGCCATATATCTCAATAACGCAGGCACAACCTTGTCCTCACTCAACAGAGTCTACGTTCGACAAGCACCTTGCTGTACGTAAAACTCTTATTTCTGTTATGGTATATCACttattaatttatatatatcaCTAAATTGCCTTTTGTGATGataatttgatttttaacttttacatCCAAATCTTTAAGCTGATAAATATAGACTTATAGAGTATGCATAATCGTAATTGATGAATTATATCTTTAGTGTAGTGTTAGTGTAGTGTTTAATGTGAAACTGGCgtatattttgatttatgtCACTACTTACTAATAGGCATTTGCGATGATTTGCACATAAGCAAAAATTATATACCCAAATTATGACATTGTAGTAAACAATGATGTGAACTGTGGAAGAAACATCGACACCTGTGTCAGTACTGACATTCCTGTGTGGGTGGTGCCAGTAGTTGTTGTTCTCGCAGTACTGCTAGCCCTCTGTCTTGCTATTCTAATATTTCTTATATGGTACTTCTGCTGTGGACATGCAAAAGCTGCGTATGAAGTCTCTGCAGCTAGTCAAGTAAAACAGGTGTGTTTTTGATGATGAAAGAATATGACTTTTTATTGTTAGAACCATGTCGTTTTGAGTTTATTGTAAATCACATCACAACTAATATGTTATAAAAACTTCATTTCGTGCAACACAACACATGTGCGATGAAGTGTACAGATTGAGCGCttacttttggaattttttattCAGTTGCAATAGTTATTTGATATGCGTTTCTGGCGATTAAAACAGGTGGAGCAACAACTTactaaagaaaaagaaacttttaaacagcttgaaaaagaaaatcgtAATCttgaagaaaaagtgaaacagCTTGCAGAAGAAGACAAGCACACAGTTGTTGAAGCAACTACGTCATATACTGAAgtattttcttgctttttaaATCTTGTCTTAATTGGAAGAACTTATAACAATGCcctttgcattttttatttaagtctTAGC
Proteins encoded in this window:
- the LOC143446007 gene encoding uncharacterized protein LOC143446007 isoform X3, whose protein sequence is MRNKWSKTRHSTIAVAQHGPTKANNTKMCNRTTNENRKEQDNVLYENHHKLGRSSELNIFDLFGGVNYNCDMNVSSGTNPTRSYISPGGYSSCVSPITLIPSTELRIPGEHLLVPRTGKDDAQIHPPLWQEEANTVIHNAAVPLATGGKLTAWSFPCQPLVADGSSFQTCMSVPAFSHQNSSEPDFHAMSTHTDTKMWYCAMLSQSRTQSSMFAINSSYQSFSDDAVCSNDVSKQVVLRSSDPSNLSVSANKELTFPVDNSFSCIGPVQSSSLHRRSGVLPVLQDSNLSIMDTSDMCVTEIIHPQQVTVMVKDTCFFSCSADEDSVKKDSDKNIAKRACQVNANESMLPVPEEQNQNVMVLPYYEPVSDQGNWSNSFNAFDAGNNNNCSAIVTQPNFTDNHLQKQPDRSYPVGDVSLNLCKANRSTLQDIVTECAPTTSLADTLSEQGDMSLTTVGDNFMDIYDFGVSSIVEVDSTEELSPTATVLPDVLSVASSREYQIGNGRLNSVSTDNKDNKKTLFNFDQGMLPFYKIDPTAMLKSGSSKKRKKNSNAGTYQRKQKSKAKQMKTQASSKNEKESVTESGNSSSHRLFASHENFCTTSTHLKPATLLHHAKLDAHLKQNPMKNENKSDLDNNCIIRNAIVEDNNAVRLQDSNKRRDDYFHIRSPEKYTDCMLSSSVLSNDNESSEELRKSHSSISQVEAGLNGSLLEDNEKPIAPLDFTPLDPCSPETDGECQLFGGSLVVEPMANLKRSLSNPHTPLNDESAIATSPKRRKMKEDDMSYSEGTTSTQNLHAQIQKKDHEHPTEDLLTSDQQSASLRQFTNSSRQTKKMCQAVQDTFSMLTSMTNSILFQKDMCESLGMQEFLRDYTEVRIGQCIKCNFKSPVSTQPSLKKTPETLNELLITVFKFGKCLPIYRTFIQTIKDRLKSMEKEITDHENVIKCNNLDVMKTIRFDSEQESLRMRNEVENLAKRCRILAKACWKASRSRLHKGVTNLTRKAVNKHLQPILFQLRAFGNVRSLCQKASHELKEESSEISERLSDFEKHLPLPSIDQVKEFRTNEEEISNLIKESEDLCAKQIQNAKENKKWSKQMVRLQERIEKMQSDQHVMCLEHKRKKFILWNVLPVSSETSKKCFGFLGNSVHLHVCISSDDPTVVTSFQISENLNEISDANSDICKFLTTLIKHSLEKSQKKCPCKLTEVLAFASRSAASAKILWKEINKISSSYNHCGVKIFENFIMVDFFSSKPHLCNFQVRFNFAQDPKNDTMSPTFYPLSFAYVDTPCFGKFTEIEVMETLNQVPIQKYGYFSNLAEAVFCLMERP
- the LOC143446007 gene encoding uncharacterized protein LOC143446007 isoform X1; amino-acid sequence: MRNKWSKTRHSTIAVAQHGPTKANNTKMCNRTTNENRKEQDNVLYENHHKLGRSSELNIFDLFGGVNYNCDMNVSSGTNPTRSYISPGGYSSCVSPITLIPSTELRIPGEHLLVPRTGKDDAQIHPPLWQEEANTVIHNAAVPLATGGKLTAWSFPCQPLVADGSSFQTCMSVPAFSHQNSSEPDFHAMSTHTDTKMWYCAMLSQSRTQSSMFAINSSYQSFSDDAVCSNDVSKQVVLRSSDPSNLSVSANKELTFPVDNSFSCIGPVQSSSLHRRSGVLPVLQDSNLSIMDTSDMCVTEIIHPQQVTVMVKDTCFFSCSADEDSVKKDSDKNIAKRACQVNANESMLPVPEEQNQNVMVLPYYEPVSDQGNWSNSFNAFDAGNNNNCSAIVTQPNFTDNHLQKQPDRSYPVGDVSLNLCKANRSTLQDIVTECAPTTSLADTLSEQGDMSLTTVGDNFMDIYDFGVSSIVEVDSTEELSPTATVLPDVLSVASSREYQIGNGRLNSVSTDNKDNKKTLFNFDQGMLPFYKIDPTAMLKSGSSKKRKKNSNAGTYQRKQKSKAKQMKTQASSKNEKESVTESGNSSSHRLFASHENFCTTSTHLKPATLLHHAKLDAHLKQNPMKNENKSDLDNNCIIRNAIVEDNNAVRLQDSNKRRDDYFHIRSPEKYTDCMLSSSVLSNDNESSEELRKSHSSISQVEAGLNGSLLEDNEKPIAPLDFTPLDPCSPETDGECQLFGGSLVVEPMANLKRSLSNPHTPLNDESAIATSPKRRKMKEDDMSYSEGTTSTQNLHAQIQKKDHEHPTEDLLTSDQQSASLRQFTNSSRQTKKMCQAVQDTFSMLTSMTNSILFQKDMCESLGMQEFLRDYTEVRIGQCIKCNFKSPVSTQPSLKKTPETLNELLITVFKFGKCLPIYRTFIQTIKDRLKSMEKEITDHENVIKCNNLDVMKTIRFDSEQESLRMRNEVENLAKRCRILAKACWKASRSRLHKGVTNLTRKAVNKHLQPILFQLRAFGNVRSLCQKASHELKEESSEISERLSDFEKHLPLPSIDQVKEFRTNEEEISNLIKESEDLCAKQIQNAKENKKWSKQMVRLQERIEKMQSDQHVMCLEHKRKKQVKKDRVVSIKRFILWNVLPVSSETSKKCFGFLGNSVHLHVCISSDDPTVVTSFQISENLNEISDANSDICKFLTTLIKHSLEKSQKKCPCKLTEVLAFASRSAASAKILWKEINKISSSYNHCGVKIFENFIMVDFFSSKPHLCNFQVRFNFAQDPKNDTMSPTFYPLSFAYVDTPCFGKFTEIEVMETLNQVPIQKYGYFSNLAEAVFCLMERP